A window of the Bacteroidota bacterium genome harbors these coding sequences:
- a CDS encoding family 16 glycosylhydrolase translates to MTRKSFILLLFLTAGFFPAVPVFSKDFKGAEYRTKEAFLYGRFEIRMKATPAEGVLSTFFTYFDGTPQDPWTSGKWNEIDIEIVGRYRNSVQFNTITPNQVNHVSSVFTSFDPAADFHTYAIEWTPTYVSWYIDGVMVRKQTASHIQTLTRAQKLMMNTWNPAYPDWVGTFSAASLPAFSWYDWIKVYSYTPGTGTTGEGNNFSFLWEDPFDSFDESRWEKGTHTWNGNNSDFITENVTFQNGYLVLSLTNPTVTGYRDTAAPSVLELTQQDTVITVRFSEWVTKTTAETKGNYVIPGLTVKSATLHPIDPSIVTLVTTMPDPAKTYNVIVQNVTDRFTTPNKMSLTNKQAVKTGGNLFPLKIDVGSLKASNGFQADRNYSFTQPFGYADGRQRAYTNAIGNTDLDSVYQTDQSAIVLYRVKVPEGKYHVTLMAAEKVHQARNQRVFDVTVESADFKESDIDLYDRVGNSKAWTHTFNNVPVADGVLDIHFSANRGETILSGLQIDYAGTLTSVEDETGNPMTPILHGNYPNPFNPNTVIRYQLPENSQVNLQVFDVTGRLIDTLADGWQAAGVYNLPFNSSGLASGVYFYRLQSGTFTAVKPMLLIK, encoded by the coding sequence ATGACTCGGAAATCATTCATCCTTCTTCTTTTCCTTACGGCCGGATTCTTTCCGGCCGTTCCTGTCTTCTCAAAGGACTTCAAAGGTGCCGAATACCGTACCAAAGAAGCCTTTCTGTATGGGCGTTTCGAAATCCGGATGAAAGCCACCCCGGCTGAGGGAGTGCTCTCCACTTTTTTTACGTATTTCGATGGAACGCCACAGGATCCATGGACCTCTGGAAAGTGGAACGAAATTGATATTGAAATTGTCGGACGGTACCGCAATTCCGTACAGTTTAACACCATCACCCCCAATCAGGTCAATCACGTCAGTTCGGTGTTTACCTCCTTCGATCCCGCGGCCGATTTTCATACCTATGCCATTGAGTGGACTCCCACGTACGTGTCCTGGTACATTGATGGTGTCATGGTCAGAAAACAAACCGCCAGTCATATTCAGACCCTTACCCGTGCCCAGAAGCTGATGATGAATACCTGGAATCCGGCATATCCCGATTGGGTGGGAACCTTTTCGGCCGCCTCCCTGCCAGCCTTTTCCTGGTATGACTGGATTAAAGTCTACTCCTACACTCCCGGAACCGGAACCACAGGCGAGGGAAATAATTTTTCGTTTCTCTGGGAAGATCCATTCGACAGCTTCGATGAATCCCGGTGGGAAAAAGGAACCCATACCTGGAACGGAAACAATTCCGATTTCATCACCGAAAATGTGACATTTCAGAATGGTTATCTGGTGCTGAGTCTGACCAATCCGACGGTGACCGGCTACCGCGATACAGCTGCCCCTTCGGTTCTTGAACTGACACAGCAGGATACGGTTATCACGGTACGATTCAGTGAATGGGTGACGAAGACCACCGCCGAAACCAAAGGGAATTATGTAATCCCAGGGTTAACCGTTAAATCGGCCACCCTGCACCCCATCGATCCATCCATTGTCACGCTGGTGACCACCATGCCCGATCCGGCCAAAACCTATAACGTGATTGTTCAGAACGTCACCGACCGGTTCACGACGCCGAACAAAATGAGTCTGACCAATAAACAAGCTGTTAAAACCGGTGGTAATCTCTTTCCTCTGAAAATTGATGTGGGATCCCTGAAAGCATCGAACGGGTTTCAGGCTGACCGTAATTATTCCTTCACCCAGCCATTCGGTTATGCCGATGGCCGTCAGCGTGCATACACCAACGCCATTGGGAACACCGACCTCGATTCGGTGTATCAGACCGATCAGTCGGCTATTGTTTTATACCGTGTGAAGGTTCCGGAAGGGAAGTATCACGTGACGCTGATGGCAGCCGAGAAAGTACATCAGGCCCGGAATCAGCGGGTGTTCGATGTAACAGTGGAATCGGCCGATTTTAAAGAATCCGACATTGACCTGTATGACCGGGTGGGAAATTCCAAAGCCTGGACTCACACGTTCAATAACGTTCCGGTGGCCGATGGCGTGCTGGATATCCATTTTTCCGCGAACCGCGGTGAGACCATTCTTTCCGGACTTCAGATCGATTATGCCGGAACTCTGACCAGTGTGGAAGATGAAACCGGTAATCCCATGACTCCCATTCTGCACGGAAACTATCCGAATCCGTTCAATCCAAATACCGTGATCAGGTATCAGTTACCAGAGAACAGCCAGGTCAACTTGCAGGTATTCGATGTAACCGGCCGTCTGATTGATACGCTGGCAGACGGATGGCAGGCAGCCGGTGTATACAACCTTCCCTTCAATTCCTCTGGCCTTGCCAGCGGTGTGTATTTCTACCGGTTACAATCGGGGACTTTCACCGCGGTAAAACCAATGCTACTTATTAAATAA
- a CDS encoding PorV/PorQ family protein — translation MKKIFTLTFLAVLASVPVLAQYSDVISKRGGTAAPFLGISMGASGTGMGSAFVAKADDPSAMYWNPSGLARLEGIQLLFDHTSWLADVNYNYFAATYNMGGAGTIGFSYTASEYGDMEVTTIDEPDGNGQLFSAMDAVMSLAYAVSLTDKFDIGFNPKLVYQSVWNTSAMAVAIDIGVKYITPFDNMVLGMSITNFGTDMKLTGRSLLALYDPDPDNSGNNDKLPTNINTDEFPLPLTFRMGVSWDAFKGDYTRLTVAADAAHPNNDYESINLGGEYSYNEFLFLRGGYKSLFLTDTEEGFTFGAGVRQMITGNIYVHLNYAFADFGRLNNTQKVTLGLSF, via the coding sequence ATGAAAAAGATTTTTACACTGACGTTTCTGGCTGTTCTGGCCTCAGTTCCGGTTCTGGCACAATATTCAGATGTTATTTCAAAACGGGGAGGTACAGCCGCTCCGTTTCTGGGTATCAGCATGGGGGCAAGCGGAACCGGAATGGGTTCAGCTTTTGTCGCAAAGGCCGATGATCCATCCGCCATGTACTGGAACCCGTCTGGTCTGGCAAGGTTGGAAGGGATCCAATTGCTGTTCGATCATACCTCGTGGCTTGCGGATGTAAACTATAATTATTTTGCGGCCACTTATAACATGGGTGGTGCAGGTACCATCGGATTCAGTTATACAGCTTCAGAATACGGGGACATGGAAGTAACCACCATTGATGAACCTGATGGAAATGGTCAGTTATTCAGTGCAATGGATGCCGTGATGAGCCTGGCTTATGCTGTCTCACTGACCGATAAATTTGATATTGGATTTAATCCGAAATTGGTTTATCAGTCCGTATGGAATACCAGTGCCATGGCAGTGGCCATCGATATCGGGGTAAAATACATCACTCCGTTTGATAATATGGTACTTGGTATGTCGATAACCAACTTCGGGACCGATATGAAATTAACAGGAAGATCTCTGCTGGCCCTGTATGACCCGGATCCGGATAACTCGGGGAATAATGATAAGTTACCAACCAATATCAATACAGATGAATTTCCGCTTCCTCTGACCTTCAGAATGGGCGTGAGCTGGGATGCTTTCAAGGGAGATTACACCAGGTTAACGGTGGCTGCCGATGCTGCACACCCCAACAATGACTACGAAAGTATCAATCTCGGAGGCGAATACAGTTACAATGAGTTTCTGTTTCTCAGGGGCGGATATAAATCATTGTTCCTGACTGATACCGAAGAAGGGTTTACCTTTGGCGCAGGAGTAAGACAGATGATTACCGGGAACATTTATGTTCACCTGAATTATGCCTTTGCTGACTTCGGACGATTAAATAACACGCAAAAAGTTACACTCGGTCTCTCATTCTGA
- a CDS encoding TonB-dependent receptor, with translation MKRLLLVLTMFLFAATVSALSVGKLTGVVKDKKTGEPIIGANVMIEGTFLGGAADLDGKYTIYNIPVGEYTVVASAVGYQKSRVAKVIIKNNLTAVQNILMNSEDIMLGEEIVVEAEAPLIQKDLTSSAVTVSASELRSMPVENIGQVVNMQAGVVDGHFRGGRRNEVAYLLDGVPITDAFSSGEGLSVQNSSVRQLEVISGTFNAEYGQAMSGIINVVSNDGAVTNHSTWFSSNVGSYYSTDPLYPNIDNIGLQSRDFQGSVSGPISLIPGMSYFTTGRYYFDQGSFYGRRVYRPKDADPFTNPTGRPTGDSSWVPMAPFELYSWNGKLTWQSPNYKVSLNTLYEQTYSQGYSHVKKYSPDGRMKNFKNSLVSSLQFTHIPTDKIFHVTSLTWLNYNYHGYAYEDPFSPKFIGNGYGDPPSNYTFSTGGTDNGRYKRFTNTMITKWQITAQLNDVHKLGAGIEARHHNLFTRNSYLFSREFELDADPLPDSITFEYSPLHTDGNSGYQKIPWEFSAYIQDKIEYDIMIVNLGLRFEYFQPNSKVVPDFRNPDQSPFFPGSGPSKDAKSQYQISPRLGVSFPITAEGVIHFSYGHFFQIPPFENIYQNNDLPVYTNQTNISYGNGDLKAQKTVMYELGLQQVLPYDIKLDANMYYRDIRNLIGVEIVNTYYGSYYSRFINKDYGNVRGLTVSLDRRMSDLFSISLDYTYQNARGNASDPYSAIYYYQSNLEPEKQVRPLDWDQRQTVNLILTAGNPTDLLVSANIGYGSGFPYTPDVVLERSRFLNEGTKPTTWNFDLRAERQFEIAGTNIGAYVLIYNVFGIKNEYGIFPSTGRATRDLLGEQQWRELVGDKVFDDYISDPSRFSGPRNIKVGVNFSL, from the coding sequence ATGAAACGACTTCTGCTTGTACTGACGATGTTTCTTTTTGCCGCAACGGTTTCCGCTTTATCGGTTGGAAAACTGACCGGGGTGGTTAAGGATAAAAAAACCGGTGAACCCATCATCGGGGCCAATGTGATGATAGAAGGGACCTTTCTGGGTGGTGCGGCCGACCTGGATGGAAAATACACCATTTACAACATTCCGGTTGGGGAATATACGGTAGTCGCCAGCGCGGTGGGATATCAGAAATCAAGGGTTGCAAAAGTTATTATAAAAAATAACCTGACTGCAGTTCAGAATATTCTGATGAATTCTGAAGATATTATGCTCGGTGAAGAAATTGTGGTGGAAGCAGAAGCACCATTGATTCAGAAAGATTTGACTTCTTCTGCTGTTACCGTCAGTGCATCAGAATTGCGTTCCATGCCGGTTGAAAACATTGGCCAGGTGGTCAATATGCAGGCAGGCGTGGTGGATGGGCACTTCCGTGGCGGACGGAGAAATGAAGTGGCCTATTTATTGGATGGGGTCCCGATTACTGATGCTTTTTCGTCGGGTGAAGGCCTTTCAGTTCAGAACAGTTCAGTCCGTCAGCTTGAAGTGATTTCGGGTACTTTTAATGCAGAATACGGGCAGGCGATGTCTGGTATTATCAATGTGGTATCAAATGATGGTGCCGTTACCAATCATAGTACCTGGTTTTCCTCAAATGTCGGAAGTTATTACAGTACCGATCCCCTTTATCCGAACATAGACAATATTGGTCTTCAATCAAGAGATTTTCAGGGATCGGTCAGTGGTCCCATCTCACTTATTCCCGGCATGAGCTACTTCACGACCGGTCGTTATTATTTTGATCAGGGCTCTTTTTACGGCAGACGAGTTTACCGGCCGAAAGATGCCGATCCGTTCACCAATCCAACAGGCAGACCCACCGGTGATTCTTCCTGGGTTCCGATGGCACCTTTTGAACTCTATTCATGGAACGGAAAACTGACCTGGCAGTCACCCAATTATAAAGTGTCTTTGAATACCCTGTATGAACAAACGTACAGTCAGGGATATTCACATGTAAAAAAATACAGTCCGGATGGACGAATGAAGAACTTCAAAAACAGTCTGGTAAGCAGTCTTCAATTCACCCATATTCCAACCGATAAGATTTTTCACGTGACCTCATTGACCTGGTTGAATTACAACTACCATGGATATGCATATGAAGATCCGTTTTCTCCCAAGTTTATCGGAAACGGATATGGCGATCCGCCATCAAATTATACATTCAGTACCGGCGGGACCGATAATGGCCGGTATAAACGGTTTACCAATACCATGATCACCAAATGGCAAATCACGGCACAATTAAATGATGTTCACAAGCTGGGAGCCGGAATTGAAGCCCGGCATCATAACCTTTTTACACGAAACAGTTACCTGTTTTCCCGTGAATTTGAATTGGATGCAGATCCGCTTCCAGATTCGATCACTTTTGAATATTCACCCCTTCACACAGATGGAAACAGTGGCTATCAGAAAATACCCTGGGAGTTTTCAGCCTACATTCAGGATAAAATCGAATACGATATCATGATTGTGAATCTTGGGCTTCGGTTTGAATACTTCCAGCCTAATAGCAAAGTCGTTCCTGATTTTCGGAACCCGGATCAAAGCCCCTTTTTCCCGGGTAGCGGGCCAAGCAAAGACGCCAAATCTCAATATCAGATCAGTCCGCGGCTGGGTGTTTCTTTTCCCATAACAGCCGAGGGGGTTATTCACTTTTCTTACGGACATTTTTTCCAGATTCCTCCGTTTGAAAATATCTATCAGAATAATGATTTACCGGTTTACACGAATCAAACCAATATCAGTTACGGAAATGGTGATCTGAAGGCACAAAAAACGGTCATGTATGAACTGGGTCTTCAGCAGGTTTTGCCATACGATATCAAACTGGATGCGAATATGTATTACCGTGACATCCGCAACCTGATTGGTGTTGAAATCGTCAATACCTACTATGGCAGTTACTATTCAAGGTTCATTAACAAAGATTATGGAAATGTACGGGGACTGACCGTCTCTCTTGACCGGCGGATGTCTGATCTGTTCAGTATTTCCCTTGATTACACCTATCAGAATGCAAGAGGTAATGCTTCTGATCCATATTCTGCCATTTATTATTACCAATCCAATCTGGAACCAGAAAAGCAGGTTCGTCCATTGGATTGGGATCAGCGGCAGACCGTTAACCTGATTCTCACAGCTGGAAATCCGACCGATTTACTGGTAAGTGCCAATATCGGTTATGGTTCGGGATTCCCATATACACCCGATGTCGTTCTTGAACGTTCGCGGTTTCTGAATGAAGGCACCAAACCAACCACCTGGAATTTTGATCTGAGAGCAGAACGTCAATTTGAAATTGCCGGGACCAACATTGGTGCATACGTACTCATTTATAACGTTTTCGGAATCAAAAATGAGTATGGCATTTTCCCATCTACGGGGCGTGCTACCCGCGATTTATTGGGTGAACAGCAATGGAGAGAACTGGTAGGAGATAAAGTATTCGATGATTACATCTCTGATCCCTCACGGTTCTCGGGACCAAGAAATATCAAAGTCGGCGTTAATTTTTCACTTTAA
- a CDS encoding T9SS type A sorting domain-containing protein, which produces MKKLLTLLAAVLLTAVSAQAQWVWESFEGGVGNDTTYFPNRLNNGFFTNGPGSLFNLSASDDALDGEEALKIDYRVEAFDGWGGYVVRLHKNDLENLGDSAKYDLSSGKYLSFWVKVVTPAVKDQPGDVNFEFKVKEQKDTDTGEDLFLKNFGTIAQEPAGTWRQYIVPLEHNSVNPDGFSTQFGNGDGEFQPWDIVGYEFAIVYITDGKNENPPAATGTFLMDKIQILGQAFEPLMTFDQTASVSAYYDKFVMDWDGVAAPLLKLDFSDENADTVEGTGALKVDYKVIGSQNWGGYASFRHMLETPVDLSTKSAVGFYLKNLVPPGLEGRVITRFEIYDGDNEEWVAIPNFDISKAGDWQFLYFPLEESSKPWGDMRPGDPGFNNKSNGNKTFDINAVKGFQFEIIITNDGTQPFGADVVAEGSFLLDLITPSGFAENDTEAPAAPTGLLALPGEYKNLLIWDDVPGEEKEKYSIYYSGYPITDLTDPLVFTLTPNKAEGLQAAEHFINSPINNATHDIYYAINATDKAGNVGAVAATESAVQNTGKGVPVVWLGAPESFVADGNLSEWASVPAWEVKSSDNTGTIINPGTWPHDGDTDLWFKAWAAVSSTHLYMAMQVYDDYYFVDTTKASYEQDAPDVVFGLYDYKGKDHTGYRRGATPDYHFRMNAHRVSDDINGATVARQAHDNYEWIQTETGYIFEWSISFEAIAALHEGDALFTPEDGMMIAFDWLVNDGDANLARQGGMRWSQSNEDNAWNNVSSWNYTWIGNNSSVFFTSVDGKGETARSFNLSQNYPNPFNPTTAIRFSMKQAGNVSLKVYDVLGKEVSTLFNGQKPQGEYTVHFNGASLPSGIYFVRMMADGYTAVRKMTLIK; this is translated from the coding sequence ATGAAAAAGTTGCTAACCCTGCTCGCAGCCGTCCTTCTCACGGCTGTTTCTGCCCAGGCCCAATGGGTGTGGGAATCGTTCGAGGGTGGCGTCGGAAACGATACCACTTATTTCCCGAATCGTCTGAATAACGGATTCTTTACCAACGGACCTGGTTCTCTTTTTAATCTTTCTGCCAGCGATGATGCATTGGATGGCGAGGAAGCCCTGAAAATCGACTACCGTGTCGAAGCTTTCGATGGATGGGGAGGCTATGTGGTTCGTTTGCACAAGAACGATCTGGAAAACCTGGGTGATTCGGCCAAATATGACCTGTCATCGGGTAAATACCTGAGCTTCTGGGTAAAAGTGGTCACACCGGCTGTTAAAGACCAGCCCGGTGATGTCAACTTTGAATTCAAAGTCAAAGAGCAGAAGGATACCGATACGGGTGAAGACCTGTTCCTTAAAAACTTCGGTACCATTGCTCAGGAACCTGCCGGAACCTGGCGCCAGTACATTGTGCCTCTTGAGCACAATTCTGTAAATCCTGATGGTTTTTCAACCCAATTTGGTAATGGGGATGGTGAATTCCAGCCATGGGACATCGTCGGCTACGAGTTTGCCATTGTGTACATCACTGATGGAAAGAATGAAAATCCGCCTGCTGCAACCGGAACGTTTCTGATGGATAAAATTCAGATCCTGGGTCAGGCATTTGAGCCGCTCATGACCTTTGATCAGACCGCATCGGTTTCTGCATACTATGACAAATTTGTCATGGATTGGGATGGCGTGGCTGCACCGCTTCTGAAACTTGATTTCAGTGATGAGAATGCAGATACCGTTGAAGGTACCGGCGCTCTGAAAGTGGATTATAAAGTGATCGGTTCACAAAACTGGGGAGGCTATGCTTCTTTCCGTCACATGCTGGAAACCCCTGTTGACCTTTCAACAAAGTCGGCAGTTGGCTTCTATCTGAAAAATCTGGTTCCTCCGGGACTGGAAGGCCGTGTGATCACCCGTTTTGAAATTTATGATGGTGATAATGAAGAATGGGTTGCCATTCCGAATTTTGACATCAGCAAAGCTGGTGACTGGCAATTTTTGTACTTCCCGCTGGAAGAATCCTCGAAACCCTGGGGTGACATGCGTCCCGGAGATCCCGGATTTAACAACAAGAGCAATGGCAACAAAACCTTTGACATCAACGCCGTAAAGGGGTTCCAGTTCGAAATCATCATTACCAATGATGGAACCCAGCCGTTTGGTGCCGATGTGGTGGCCGAAGGATCCTTCCTGCTCGACCTGATTACTCCAAGCGGATTTGCAGAAAACGATACCGAGGCACCTGCTGCTCCGACCGGACTGCTGGCCCTTCCCGGGGAATACAAGAACCTGCTGATCTGGGATGACGTTCCTGGTGAAGAGAAGGAAAAATATTCCATCTACTATAGTGGATACCCGATCACCGATCTGACCGATCCGCTGGTATTTACTCTTACCCCGAACAAGGCTGAAGGTCTTCAGGCTGCCGAGCATTTTATAAACAGCCCGATCAACAATGCCACTCATGATATTTACTATGCCATCAATGCCACCGACAAAGCAGGTAACGTAGGAGCTGTTGCTGCCACCGAATCTGCTGTTCAGAACACTGGAAAAGGTGTACCGGTTGTATGGCTGGGTGCTCCAGAAAGCTTCGTGGCCGATGGTAATCTGAGCGAATGGGCTTCGGTTCCTGCCTGGGAAGTGAAATCATCTGATAACACTGGTACCATCATTAACCCGGGTACCTGGCCGCATGATGGTGATACCGACTTATGGTTCAAGGCCTGGGCGGCTGTTTCCAGTACCCATCTCTACATGGCCATGCAGGTATATGACGATTACTATTTCGTCGATACCACCAAGGCTTCCTATGAGCAGGATGCTCCGGATGTGGTCTTTGGTCTGTATGATTACAAAGGCAAGGATCACACCGGTTACCGTCGTGGTGCCACCCCTGACTATCACTTCCGCATGAATGCTCACCGTGTGTCGGATGACATCAATGGTGCAACGGTGGCCCGTCAGGCTCATGACAACTACGAATGGATTCAGACAGAAACCGGATACATTTTCGAATGGTCCATTTCTTTCGAAGCCATCGCAGCCCTGCATGAAGGCGATGCACTCTTCACACCGGAAGACGGTATGATGATCGCTTTTGACTGGCTGGTCAATGATGGTGATGCCAATCTGGCCCGTCAGGGTGGAATGCGCTGGAGCCAATCGAATGAAGACAATGCCTGGAATAATGTTTCTTCCTGGAATTATACCTGGATCGGAAACAACTCCAGTGTGTTCTTCACCAGCGTGGATGGAAAGGGAGAAACCGCCCGTTCCTTTAACCTGAGCCAGAACTATCCGAATCCGTTCAACCCGACCACTGCCATCCGTTTCAGCATGAAACAGGCGGGCAATGTCAGTCTGAAGGTTTATGATGTGCTGGGTAAGGAAGTGTCCACCTTATTCAACGGACAGAAGCCACAAGGTGAGTACACCGTTCATTTCAACGGTGCCTCGCTTCCGAGTGGTATTTATTTCGTACGCATGATGGCTGATGGCTACACAGCCGTCAGAAAAATGACGCTGATTAAGTAA
- a CDS encoding sodium/solute symporter (Members of the Solute:Sodium Symporter (SSS), TC 2.A.21 as described in tcdb.org, catalyze solute:Na+ symport. Known solutes for members of the family include sugars, amino acids, nucleosides, inositols, vitamins, urea or anions, depending on the system.) gives MFEQFSTLDLTIILAYFTLTLGIGLWVSRRRDQTSEDYFLAGRNLGWVAIGLSLFATNISSEHILGLAGTGASRGLASGSFEWMAVIILIAMGWFIAPVFIRLGLFTVPEYLEIRYDRRSRHYLTTVSIVAYIITKISVMLFAGGILLQHLLGWDMYSGAILLVLFTGIYTVVGGLTAVVWTQVFQSVVLIAGSLVVTLLGLQAVGGWDGLVDKLPAGHFTMFKPMDDPDFPWTGIVFGAPILGFWYWCTDQYIVQRVLGARSVTEARWGTFFAAVLKLIPVFVMVLPGLIAVALFPDISGDDAYPALISGSLLPIGLKGLVVAGILGALMSSLAAVMNSAATLFTVDFYQPRNPGASERKLILAGRLATLFITITAILWVPLTKLITSNIYIYMQSVQAYISPPIVAVFLFGLFTKRATATAAFSSLVVGGALGLLRLILEYMHTNGTALPGLILPFVTMNFLHFAIVLFVICSLVLVAVSLMTELKPAKDTSGLLIAGRIRSADGSDRQEDTQVFQPFRTQLYASIVLCVIVIGLWGFLS, from the coding sequence ATGTTTGAACAATTCAGCACACTGGACCTCACCATTATTCTGGCGTACTTCACGCTGACGCTGGGTATTGGGTTATGGGTTTCACGCCGGCGGGATCAGACCAGCGAAGACTATTTTCTTGCTGGCCGGAATCTCGGGTGGGTTGCCATCGGGCTCTCGCTGTTTGCCACCAATATTTCGAGCGAGCACATTCTGGGTCTGGCTGGTACCGGGGCTTCCCGGGGTCTGGCCAGCGGCAGTTTCGAATGGATGGCGGTCATTATCCTGATTGCCATGGGGTGGTTCATTGCACCGGTATTTATCCGGTTGGGTTTGTTTACGGTGCCGGAATATTTAGAAATCCGGTACGACCGCCGAAGCCGCCACTACCTGACGACTGTGTCGATTGTGGCCTATATCATCACCAAAATTTCGGTCATGTTATTTGCCGGCGGTATTCTGTTGCAGCATTTACTCGGTTGGGACATGTATTCGGGAGCCATTCTCCTGGTCTTGTTCACCGGTATTTACACGGTGGTTGGCGGATTAACTGCTGTGGTATGGACCCAGGTTTTTCAATCGGTTGTTCTCATTGCCGGCAGTCTGGTGGTTACCCTCCTTGGCCTGCAGGCCGTCGGCGGATGGGACGGTTTGGTTGATAAGCTGCCTGCCGGACATTTTACCATGTTCAAGCCCATGGATGATCCTGACTTTCCATGGACCGGTATTGTGTTTGGCGCCCCGATTCTCGGTTTCTGGTATTGGTGTACCGACCAGTACATTGTACAACGGGTGCTGGGTGCCCGTTCGGTCACCGAGGCCCGCTGGGGGACGTTTTTTGCTGCCGTTCTGAAATTGATTCCTGTGTTCGTGATGGTTCTCCCCGGGTTGATTGCCGTGGCGTTGTTCCCCGACATTTCGGGGGACGACGCCTACCCGGCTCTTATTTCGGGTTCGCTGCTTCCCATTGGCCTGAAAGGGCTGGTGGTGGCCGGCATACTGGGAGCCCTCATGTCGTCTCTGGCGGCTGTGATGAACAGTGCAGCCACTCTTTTCACGGTTGATTTTTACCAGCCCAGAAATCCGGGTGCCTCCGAAAGAAAACTGATTCTTGCCGGTCGTCTGGCCACCTTATTTATCACCATCACTGCCATTCTCTGGGTTCCGCTCACAAAGCTGATCACCAGCAATATCTATATCTATATGCAATCGGTTCAGGCTTACATCAGTCCGCCCATCGTGGCGGTCTTCCTCTTTGGATTGTTCACCAAACGGGCCACGGCCACGGCTGCTTTTTCCAGTCTGGTGGTGGGTGGTGCTTTGGGTCTGTTACGGTTGATTCTCGAATACATGCACACGAACGGAACGGCCTTACCCGGGCTGATTCTCCCATTCGTCACCATGAATTTTCTACATTTTGCAATCGTCTTGTTTGTAATCTGTTCGCTTGTCCTGGTTGCAGTCAGTCTGATGACGGAATTGAAACCAGCCAAAGATACCAGCGGACTTCTTATCGCGGGCCGGATTCGGTCGGCGGATGGGTCGGACCGGCAGGAGGACACTCAGGTGTTTCAGCCGTTCAGAACCCAACTATATGCTTCCATTGTGCTGTGTGTCATTGTCATCGGACTGTGGGGGTTCCTGAGCTGA